The Cydia splendana chromosome 7, ilCydSple1.2, whole genome shotgun sequence genome contains the following window.
TTCAGTCTTCGTTTTGCCGTGGTCGATGTATCAAACTTTCTATTCAAATATCATTAGTAAGACTAATTTTTATGACTACTTATATCCAAAATGTTCACAATAAAGCGTaatttttcatataaatcgCTCGTCTAAAACTACCACTTTTAAGGCTACTACCATTGTGAGGCGAGGACAGGTTACAAAACTTATAAGTGGTTGTTTGAAtgtttacatatatacataccttgtaaaaaaatgttaggGGGTAGGTAATGAAAcacaattataattattttaaggctctttattttatttatttacatccaAATGAAATAGTCTGCAAAATTAATGGCACAATAGAttagctaaaaaaaatattacaaaaattgCGTTTAAAATCCTTTGCTTATACTTTTACACCTAGTACCTCAAAGCTACAGTAGTCTAAATAACCCCCCATTGCTTCAAGTCTTGCACCAGTCCGCGAAACCGTGCGACGAACTGTTCGTTCGTGCGCGGCGCGAACTGGCCACTCGCGAATTTCGGAGCGCTGTTGACATCCACTGTAACGAATGGCAATATTACCGCTGCAACGCTGAGCGCCACGGGAAGTTTCTGGACAAACAAAAAACACACGTTCACCGATAAGgaattttaccaaaaataaaCCAATGTGGAAATGTCGGTTTACTAACACTggtcgcaaatgattatttacaatattattgtatggcaaaatatttagttgtcatgtttcaaaatgtccTTTATTGTTATGTTTCggtattgataggcataaattatttttcgcctaatattgtgaataacctacctTTCTCTGGGAgtagtttcgtttttagggtcataaaaaaataaccataacctacctatctctgggagcagtttcgttttacgggtcataaaaaaatgctaaatataattgtgatcaaataaaaagtatgcgaagtttcaatttgggcaaacgttatttaacaataaatagttaggtataataaaacatttgcttagtgactatttttctaaataaatcgtggtaaaatgaacatctgctaactaaaattgtgatcaaataaaaattatgctaaataataatatgctaagcattggtttgccaactaaaagtactgcaataagttggttgggaagtgaaattaggcgaaaaatatttcggcgagatggcagtacaaCGGAAATGTCAAATTTATTGTTCGATTTTTAGCTTTTCCACTGAGATGGAGATGAGAGAAGACATGCAGTGCTATTGGTTGATTTCCGTACGGTACGTCACCTCTCATAATCAGGCTCTAACGAACGGAATGAGGCTCCCCTAGTCAGGCGTGGCAAAAAAGCCGGCACAACTACTATTAACGACCTTTATTCGTAAAGGTACCACAAACTTTACTGCCTCTATGTTAAGGTCACACCCTCCTAACTTGCACTAGGAACTGAGAGTAACATCAGAATATCACAATGTTACTTCAAATTCCTAGTGTATACTTGCACGACTAATGCACGTGTTTCTAACATCAACAGAATGCGAACCTAATATTTAATTAAGgcttataaataataatgaatgtcTGTCACCCTTATCAATTTTGACGTAAATCctttatacatattatttgcTTCAACAGAACTATTATTATTCCTTTTGTCGATTACTTAATACTTATGCATTAAAATAATACGAAACAAGTATaaagtcatcatcatcttccttatcatcattatcccggcattttgccacgactcatggaagcctgaggtccgcttgacaactaatctcaagaattgacgtaggtgGACAAATAAGACCAAGAAGGTGAAGTAGGGTAGACGAAACAAGTATAATATCCAAACCAATTAATTCTCAAACTCTAAAGAAGCATTGTTCTTACCGCTTTTATGTCACTTTCAAATTCCTCCCTCCCATACACCGCACCCGGCTGAAGACCGAACTTGGTCATCATCAGGGTCAGATGCTGGTAGTAGTGGTCTAAAAGCTGATGGTAGTGCTTTTTTCGGAATTGCTGGTCAGTACCCAAGAAGATGAAGTAGAGGAGATCGGACACCGGGCATCCTAGCCTGGCCGTTTGGTAGTCCACCGGAATGACGTGATATTCTCCATTCTGGGAAGAaataatttttcatttatttactaaccataatttaatataaaacagTCACATTCATTTTGTCATTATTACTTTTCACCATAATATTCAAAGAATCTTGTTGTATACCagcattattattataattgtgtctatttatttgattattaaacataaataaaatattacatataGACAGAAGCCATGCAAAACTATTTTAACAGTCTAACTGCAGTTTGACTTGTATCTTCTTAGTTATAAACTTTTGACAAAATATCTTGGTTACGATATTAATGTTATCTTATCTATCTAAAATTCTAATTACCAAAGTAAAACCATCGGTCAAAACCAAAGGTCATTCAGTTACTTACACAATGTACTTACCACTTCtttatgcatcaaattactcGCGCGGTAGTCCCCGTGGACGATAACTGCAGTCTTGCGAGGTTCAGTAAGATCCATACCTTTACTCATACCCTTAGACCCCTCAAGAAGTTCACAGAGTTTCTTTCTATCTTCTTCATCCACAGCTGCCATTGCAGCATCAGTTTGACCGTCCGAATGAAAGCTTGTGTAGATAGCCAGCGGTATATATAACACTTCCCCAGCTTTTCTGAACTCCTCTGGACATTCATTCTTGAAAGCGAAAGATAGTGCATGAAATCTGGCTAAAGCTTCTACAGATTTCGATGCATAATTCCAGTCAATAATCTTGAACCTATCATAAACTTCGTATCCTTTGGACGCTAAATTTTCCATGACGACGACTCCATCAACGCTCTTGTAAAACTTTGGAAATGTAAATTTTTCTTTTATTCTATATTTGCTTTCTAATTTTTCATAAGCGCGAGTAAGTGACGTGAAGATGAAATTTTCTATATTGGAGAGGAGCTTACTTGCGTCTTTAAGATTATCACCCATTGATTCTACTTTTGCAAACAACTCCTGGGTTTCTTCAGGGGTAACGATACTGACTTCAAATAAAACTGAGGTATAATTCGCACCATCAGTGCTAATTGGTTTGATTTTAACATCGGACGCGTTAGGAAATTTCTCCTGAACTATGCAATTCAAAACTTTACGCAATCTTTCCTCAGCGTTAGACATTGTCAATAATTAAACTACGACTGCCACATAACAATATTCTCTTGTGTTTCTCATTTTGTTATCTTTATCTATGATTGCACACTTAATTTAATCAAAAAGTCAACTAAGATCATGTTCTACAATAGGTTTTGTATTTGCTAGAAAGATTTTATTCAAACAAGAGATAACTAGTTTGATTGTAGTACTAACTC
Protein-coding sequences here:
- the LOC134792271 gene encoding uncharacterized protein LOC134792271 — encoded protein: MSNAEERLRKVLNCIVQEKFPNASDVKIKPISTDGANYTSVLFEVSIVTPEETQELFAKVESMGDNLKDASKLLSNIENFIFTSLTRAYEKLESKYRIKEKFTFPKFYKSVDGVVVMENLASKGYEVYDRFKIIDWNYASKSVEALARFHALSFAFKNECPEEFRKAGEVLYIPLAIYTSFHSDGQTDAAMAAVDEEDRKKLCELLEGSKGMSKGMDLTEPRKTAVIVHGDYRASNLMHKEVNGEYHVIPVDYQTARLGCPVSDLLYFIFLGTDQQFRKKHYHQLLDHYYQHLTLMMTKFGLQPGAVYGREEFESDIKAKLPVALSVAAVILPFVTVDVNSAPKFASGQFAPRTNEQFVARFRGLVQDLKQWGVI